The following are from one region of the Schistocerca cancellata isolate TAMUIC-IGC-003103 chromosome 11, iqSchCanc2.1, whole genome shotgun sequence genome:
- the LOC126108349 gene encoding fibronectin type 3 and ankyrin repeat domains protein 1-like: LHWAAERGHVAAASCLVGAGAEVDARDTWEQLTPLHLAAESGHAGVVRLLVGASADPNARDGQGRTPLHRAAEEGHAEAAAELLLAGADRGARDDEGRTPLDVARERGKRELVRMLRQR; encoded by the coding sequence CTGCACTGGGCAGCAGAGAGGGGTCACGTGGCGGCGGCCAGCTGCCTCGTCGGCGCCGGCGCGGAGGTCGACGCCAGGGACACCTGGGAGCAGTTGACGCCACTGCACTTGGCTGCAGAGAGTGGCCACGCTGGTGTGGTGCGGCTGCTGGTCGGCGCCTCTGCTGACCCCAACGCCAGGGATGGGCAGGGGCGGACGCCGCTGCACAGGGCGGCAGAGGAGGGCCACGCAGAGGCGGCGGCTGAGCTCCTCCTGGCGGGGGCGGACAGGGGGGCCCGGGATGACGAAGGCAGGACCCCCCTGGACGTCGCCAGGGAGAGGGGAAAGCGGGAGCTGGTGCGTATGCTGAGACAACGCTGA